One region of Phragmites australis chromosome 18, lpPhrAust1.1, whole genome shotgun sequence genomic DNA includes:
- the LOC133899269 gene encoding uncharacterized protein LOC133899269 — translation MHVWYHYSLHDFLAYGIFCAWCVHGKFPCPVCKEGLRFIWLQKGGKYSSFDKHRQFLPLDHAFRRDIKNFTKGVVVTDPAPPIMTGATVREQIDGLEVNPEGGFVGYGEQHMWTHKSGLTRLPYFDDLLLPHNIDVMHTEKNVAEALWATIMDIPDKSKDNVKARVDLATICDRPNQHMKPPSRGKTWRRPKADFVLSKPQRREVLEWIQTLMFPDGYAANLRRGVNLSTMRVLGMKSHDYHIWIERLLPAMVRGYVPEHVWLVLAELSYFFRQLCAKELSRTVIADLERMAPVLLCKLEKIFPPGFFNPMQHLILHLPYEARMGGPVQGRWCYPIERCLKVLRKKCRNKCKIEASIAEAYILEEVANFTTTYYGDNLPSVHNPPPRYNAGENESNLSLFRGQLGSASASTPKTLNHEEWRHIMLYVLTNLDEVAPYMQ, via the coding sequence atgcatgtttggtaccactactccctgcatgacttcctggcgtatgggatattctgcgcctggtgtgttcacgggaagttcccatgcccagtatgcaaggaaggtctgaggttcatttggttgcagaagggtggcaagtattcatcgttcgacaaacatcggcaattcctccctcttgaccatgcattcagacgagacatcaagaactttacgaaaggtgtcgtagtgacagaccctgcaccaccgataatgactggtgccacggttcgtgaacagatagatggtctcgaggtcaatccagaaggtggttttgtgggatatggtgagcaacatatgtggactcataagtcgggcttgactcggctcccctattttgatgaccttctccttccacacaacattgatgtaatgcacactgaaaagaatgttgccgaggcactttgggcaacaatcatggacattcctgacaagtcaaaggacaacgttaaggctagagtggatctggcaacgatatgcgatagaccaaaccaacatatgaagcctcctagtcgcggcaagacatggagaaggcctaaggccgattttgtcttgagcaagccccaaaggagggaagtactagaatggatccagacgttaatgttccctgatgggtatgcagctaatctgaggaggggagtgaacttatctactatgcgagtcttagggatgaagagtcatgactaccACATATGGATTGAGCGGCTTCTTCCGGCGATGGTTCGAGGCTATGTCCCTGAGCATGTCTGGCTAGTGCTGGCAGAGTTGAGCTATTTCTTTCGCCAGCTTTGTGCCAAGGAGTTATCTCGGACCGTGATTGCTGACTTGGAAAGAATGGCACCTGTGTTGCTCtgtaagttggagaagatctttccacccggcttcttcaatccgatgcagcatttgattttgcacctcccgtacgaggcacgaatgggggggcccgtgcagggccgttggtgctatccaatcgagagatgtctaaaggttcttcgaaagaaatgtagaaataaatgcaaaatcgaggcttccattgcagaggcatacattctggaggaggtggcgaacttcacaacaacatactatggtgacaacctccctagcgtgcataatccaccccctcgttacaatgctggcgaaaatgaatcgaacctcagccttttccgaggccaactcggaagcgcaagtgcatcgacccccaagaccttgaatcatgaagagtggcgccatatcatgctatacgtgttgaccaaccttgacgaagtggcaccgtacatgcagtaa
- the LOC133898374 gene encoding uncharacterized protein LOC133898374 gives MGTQAPENYPPAKRPWTGKLRPFSGWFITLGFIVMALSHGVAENYLLGTGGGSVNLSAGAAHLFTCFVAMLVGVNLIALGMNLDNSQHPSHGALIISKAAAFGRQSLPAMATLAASSAAAGVVTNAANPAICFCFYALLIAAISIVTIALCGNE, from the exons ATGGGGACGCAAGCGCCGGAGAACTACCCTCCTGCCAAG CGGCCATGGACCGGGAAGCTGCGACCATTCAGCGGCTGGTTCATAACCCTTGGCTTCATCGTGATGGCACTCTCGCATGGAGTGGCGGAAAACTACTTGCTTGGAACTGGAGGAGGCTCCGTCAACCtcagcgccggcgccgcccaTCTCTTCACGTGCTTTGTGGCGATGCTCGTTGGGGTCAATCTGATCGCACTGGGCATGAACCTGGACAACTCCCAGCACCCCAGCCATGGCGCGCTGATCATCTCCAAGGCGGCCGCGTTCGGCCGTCAGAGTCTGCCGGCAATGGCGACCCTCGCTGCTTCTTCGGCTGCCGCGGGAGTGGTCACCAATGCTGCTAATCCGGCCATCTGCTTCTGCTTCTACGCTCTCCTGATCGCCGCCATTTCTATTGTCACCATTGCGCTTTGCGGCAACGAGTGA
- the LOC133898255 gene encoding uncharacterized protein LOC133898255 produces the protein MGTQAPENYPPAKRPWTGKLRPFSGWFITLGFIVMALSHGAAENYLLGTGGGSVNLSAGAAHLFTCFVAMLVGVNLIALGMNLDDSQHPSHGALIISKAAAFGRQSLPAMATLAASSAAAGVVTNAANPAICFCFYALLIAAISIVTIALCGNE, from the exons ATGGGGACGCAAGCGCCGGAGAACTACCCTCCTGCCAAG CGGCCATGGACCGGGAAGCTGCGACCATTCAGCGGCTGGTTCATAACCCTTGGCTTCATCGTGATGGCACTCTCGCATGGAGCGGCGGAAAACTACTTGCTTGGAACTGGAGGAGGCTCTGTCAACCtcagcgccggcgccgcccaTCTCTTCACGTGCTTTGTGGCGATGCTCGTGGGGGTCAATCTGATCGCACTGGGCATGAACCTGGACGACTCCCAGCACCCCAGCCATGGCGCGCTGATCATCTCCAAGGCAGCCGCGTTCGGCCGTCAGAGTCTGCCGGCAATGGCGACCCTCGCTGCTTCTTCGGCTGCCGCGGGAGTGGTCACCAATGCTGCTAATCCGGCCATCTGCTTCTGTTTCTACGCTCTCCTGATCGCCGCCATTTCTATTGTCACCATTGCGCTTTGCGGCAACGAGTGA